Part of the Gloeocapsa sp. PCC 73106 genome, TGAGCGTTACCAAATAACATCCCAATCGTGATAATTGGAGGTATCGCTGTAGCTGTGAAAAACCAACTGAGTACAGGAATCAAAATAAGTGGACTCCCACCCCCAGTTAGAGTACTAATTAGCCAACCGAGAAAACTTGTGAGTGTTAGCCAAACTACCATAAAGCTTTAAATCATGGCAATGCTTAAATATTCTTTACATTATAGCAAATTGTTACTAGGGTAAGGTGTGATAATAGGTTTGGCTTTACGCTCTTCTAGAAATTTTAACGATGATTCAATCAATTTCTTCAGCACAACTAGCAAGTTATCGAGCTCATGGGCAAAAACGAGAACAAGAGCGACGTGAATACCAACTACTTCGACAACAAAAAGGTTGGTTTGTAGCTCGTCAATCTGCTCAAATCTTAAAACAAGAGTTTAGAGCAAAACGAGTTAAATTATTTGGTTCAATGCTCTATCTCAAGCGAATTCATCGCGAATCTGACCTTGACATAGCTGTAGAAGGACTAATTGATTGTCAATATTTTCAAGCTGTCACTCGTTTGCTCGATCTTTCGGATTTATCCGTAGACCTAGTACAAGTCGAACATATCAATACTAAGCTGCTTACTATCATTAATCAAGAAGGCGTAGATTTATGAGTCGCTATGCGGTACTAATTGGACGAATCAAGGGAGATTTAGAGGATTTAGAACAATTGGTTCATAAAAACAGTATTCTCATGGATAAGATAGACAGGACCAAAGATATGGACTATTTAGGAACTGTCGCCCTCAATCTTCACAGTTTCTATTGTGTAACAGAGCGTATTTGTCAAGATGTTGCTTTGGAGATTGACAATTCTCTACCTGAAGGATCAGATTGGCACCGTCGTCTTCTACGTCAAATGTCAGCAGATATTCCTGATTTACGTCCTAAGCTTTTCGGTAAGGGTACATTTAAAGCCCTTAATGAGCTTTGTGCTTTTCGTCACGTGGTACGAAATGTCTATACTTTTGATTTAATTCCCAGTCGAATTCAGGATTTGGCAAGCACTTTACCAGACTGTTTAGAACAGTTGCGCATAGATTTACGAGATTTCTGTGATTTTCTCGCTATTCTTAGTCAAGATTAAAGAGTGGATAGCGATCGCGTGCGCTCTTTGAGATTCTCTCAGATCTTGCAGTGAAAAAGAAGGCAAGAAATCCTTGACAAACTTACGCGGTTATGCTATTCATACCATAAGAGTACTTTGGTACATACATCTCTACGTTAGTAATCAGAAATAGAGATGTATGGGCGAGCAAACACCTAAGAGCAGGATAACAAAAAACGAGAGGGGTGTCAAGGGGAGAACCCTCCTAGAGTTTGAAGAGTTTTAAGGTGACTTTCCTTAGGCTTGGGGAGGGGTATACATGAGGGCACGGATTACCATTATACTAAAAGTATAGCAGAAAGTATTGGTGGTGTCAAGGGCGATCGCTCCCTTTATCTGTAGACTTAATACAGGTCGATTCTTACTTCTCGATTAAGTGCCTGAGCGATTTTATTGAGCAGAGAAAGGGAGTGACCTTCATACTCTGCATCTTCGAGTCTAGAAATAACTGATTGTGTAGTTCCTACGAGCTTTGCCAGTTCTGCTTGGCTTAATCCTGCTTCCGTACGAGCATCATAGATAAGCTGCGCGACGTGGGCATTGAGAGAAGCCTGTTCGCATAAGTTTCGTAGCTCTTGATCGTTGCCAATGATGCTATCGATGATCTTCATGCCGTTGGTTGTTTTAGCCATTGTCTAGCATTGCTCCTTGATAGGTATGGGCTTCCGGATTCTCTACAAATGTGGGCTTTCGTAAGTCCTGCCTACATCGGATACC contains:
- a CDS encoding nucleotidyltransferase family protein produces the protein MIQSISSAQLASYRAHGQKREQERREYQLLRQQKGWFVARQSAQILKQEFRAKRVKLFGSMLYLKRIHRESDLDIAVEGLIDCQYFQAVTRLLDLSDLSVDLVQVEHINTKLLTIINQEGVDL
- a CDS encoding helix-turn-helix transcriptional regulator — its product is MAKTTNGMKIIDSIIGNDQELRNLCEQASLNAHVAQLIYDARTEAGLSQAELAKLVGTTQSVISRLEDAEYEGHSLSLLNKIAQALNREVRIDLY